A section of the Leminorella richardii genome encodes:
- a CDS encoding ankyrin repeat domain-containing protein yields MSNSSDIFTAARAGDLQRVDALLRADADPAAVNDYGFTALHCAAMGTNSAEEAAIASVIQRLIEARSPLEQPSKDGRTALYLAAEFSPSLAPVQLLVESGAKADTYYGTDRSGPHIVVNAMAPEVQEYLSALTGFPIPEPEPDIPPVKMTASQWKEARQRIENVFIALRENGLVALHDAGTTQEDGFSDCSEDYLAQGGEKAGLTGFCFYTRQDLNRAKRTSQLSLAFWAAPNGANKDMESVGQQIVDAFRQFGFTVYWGGSASFRPVIYLSQ; encoded by the coding sequence ATGAGCAACAGTAGCGATATTTTCACCGCCGCCAGAGCGGGAGACCTACAGCGGGTAGATGCGCTTCTGCGCGCGGACGCTGATCCTGCCGCAGTCAACGACTATGGTTTTACCGCGCTTCACTGCGCTGCGATGGGCACCAACTCTGCTGAAGAGGCCGCTATTGCTTCAGTCATTCAACGTCTGATTGAGGCGAGAAGTCCGCTAGAGCAGCCCAGTAAAGATGGGCGTACTGCGCTGTATTTGGCCGCTGAATTTTCACCTTCCCTTGCTCCGGTTCAGCTGCTGGTTGAGTCTGGCGCAAAGGCCGATACTTATTACGGCACAGACCGCAGCGGCCCGCATATTGTGGTTAACGCCATGGCTCCCGAAGTACAGGAATATCTGTCAGCGCTTACCGGCTTCCCTATTCCTGAGCCCGAACCGGATATTCCGCCAGTAAAAATGACGGCTTCGCAGTGGAAAGAGGCTCGTCAACGCATCGAAAATGTCTTTATTGCCCTGCGGGAAAACGGACTGGTCGCTCTACACGATGCGGGCACGACTCAGGAAGACGGCTTTAGCGACTGCTCTGAAGACTATTTGGCGCAGGGAGGTGAGAAAGCCGGACTGACAGGATTCTGCTTTTATACTCGCCAAGACCTTAACCGCGCCAAGAGAACCAGCCAGCTGTCACTGGCCTTTTGGGCTGCCCCGAACGGAGCGAATAAAGATATGGAAAGCGTAGGTCAACAGATAGTTGATGCTTTCCGGCAGTTCGGCTTTACCGTTTACTGGGGCGGCTCGGCTTCTTTCCGACCTGTAATCTATCTTAGCCAGTAA
- the moaD gene encoding molybdopterin synthase sulfur carrier subunit, whose product MINVVFFAQVRELVGTDTLSLPAEYATVEALRQALCQRGNKWPLALDPEKLLMAVNQTLVTADHPLTDGDEVAFFPPVTGG is encoded by the coding sequence ATGATTAACGTGGTTTTTTTTGCACAGGTCAGAGAGCTAGTGGGTACCGATACGCTGTCGCTGCCTGCGGAGTACGCAACGGTTGAAGCGCTGCGTCAGGCACTCTGCCAGCGCGGTAACAAGTGGCCGCTGGCGCTGGATCCAGAAAAGCTGCTGATGGCGGTTAACCAGACGCTGGTCACTGCGGATCATCCGCTAACAGACGGTGATGAAGTGGCGTTTTTCCCGCCGGTAACAGGGGGCTAA
- the ilvD gene encoding dihydroxy-acid dehydratase, which produces MEQKCQGARDLWSQLDALRMGMNYSKEDTKKPQVLIDDCYGESHPGSFHLGELGYETVLGVHESGGRAVRHHVTDICDGWGQGHDGMNYILASREAIANMVEIHASVVPYDAAVLISSCDKSVPAHLIAAARLDMPLVHIPGGSMRPAPNMSTSDLGGLTAKLKKGEIGIKQVEAHQQCGCPTAGACQFMGTASTMQCMSEALGMALPGSAIMPSTMSEIRRVSRAAGHQAMYLAEKGITSSKILTPAAFENAIKVHAAIGGSTNALIHLPAIAHELGWELKPETFDRINNSIPYLTNIQPSGEYVTELFWFAGGVPMIQWLLRDKLDLDVMTVTGRSLGDNLDMLQQSGFFERNRGYLANHRVAPEDVIRKPESATKIGSIAILKGNIAPDGAVIKYAACRADMHQHTGPAKVFNSEEDAQQAIINNRVEPGDVLFIRYEGPKGSGAPEMLMTTDAIVYDARLDGRVALITDGRFSGATSGPCVGHVSPEAADGGPIALVENDDMIEMDVPGRRLNIVGVKGERKTPEEIDAILADRRSRWVRPDYSARRGIYKQFTERAASLMAGAYTS; this is translated from the coding sequence ATGGAACAAAAATGTCAGGGCGCCCGCGACCTTTGGTCTCAGCTAGACGCACTACGCATGGGCATGAACTACAGTAAAGAAGATACCAAAAAGCCGCAGGTGCTGATTGATGACTGCTACGGTGAAAGCCATCCCGGCAGTTTCCATCTGGGGGAGCTGGGTTACGAAACCGTACTGGGCGTGCATGAAAGCGGTGGTCGCGCAGTGCGCCACCACGTGACCGATATCTGTGACGGCTGGGGGCAGGGGCACGACGGGATGAACTATATTCTGGCCTCCCGTGAAGCCATTGCCAATATGGTGGAAATTCACGCTTCAGTAGTGCCTTATGACGCTGCCGTACTGATCTCCAGCTGCGACAAGTCAGTGCCGGCACACCTGATCGCCGCTGCGCGTCTGGATATGCCGCTGGTACACATTCCCGGCGGTTCTATGCGCCCTGCGCCGAACATGAGTACTTCCGATCTGGGAGGATTAACCGCCAAGCTGAAGAAAGGGGAGATCGGCATTAAGCAGGTTGAAGCTCATCAGCAGTGCGGTTGCCCAACGGCGGGCGCCTGCCAGTTTATGGGAACCGCCAGCACCATGCAGTGTATGTCAGAAGCCTTAGGCATGGCTCTACCGGGCAGCGCTATTATGCCGTCTACGATGTCAGAGATCCGTCGCGTATCTCGCGCAGCGGGCCATCAGGCAATGTATTTGGCGGAAAAGGGTATCACCAGCAGCAAAATCCTGACGCCGGCGGCGTTTGAAAACGCCATCAAGGTGCACGCGGCTATCGGCGGCAGCACCAACGCGCTGATCCACCTGCCTGCCATTGCTCACGAGCTGGGCTGGGAACTCAAGCCGGAGACCTTTGACCGCATCAACAACTCTATTCCTTACCTGACCAACATTCAGCCGAGCGGCGAATACGTGACCGAGCTGTTCTGGTTTGCCGGCGGCGTGCCGATGATCCAGTGGCTGCTGCGCGACAAGCTGGATCTGGACGTGATGACGGTGACAGGCCGCTCGCTGGGTGACAACCTGGATATGCTGCAGCAGTCTGGCTTCTTTGAGCGTAACCGCGGCTATCTGGCGAACCATCGCGTGGCTCCGGAAGACGTGATCAGAAAGCCGGAATCTGCCACCAAGATTGGCTCAATTGCCATTCTGAAAGGCAACATCGCTCCGGACGGCGCGGTTATCAAATACGCAGCCTGCCGAGCAGACATGCACCAGCATACCGGCCCTGCAAAAGTGTTTAACTCAGAAGAAGATGCGCAGCAGGCGATCATCAACAACCGCGTTGAGCCGGGCGATGTGCTGTTTATTCGCTACGAAGGGCCGAAAGGTTCAGGCGCACCGGAAATGCTGATGACCACCGATGCCATCGTTTACGATGCCCGTTTGGACGGTCGCGTAGCGCTGATCACCGATGGTCGTTTCTCCGGTGCAACTAGCGGTCCGTGCGTAGGTCACGTCTCGCCGGAAGCGGCAGACGGTGGACCGATTGCGCTGGTAGAAAATGACGACATGATCGAGATGGACGTCCCCGGTCGTCGCCTGAACATCGTTGGCGTGAAGGGTGAACGCAAGACGCCAGAAGAGATCGACGCCATTCTGGCAGATCGTCGCTCTCGCTGGGTGCGCCCTGACTACTCGGCTCGTCGCGGTATCTATAAGCAGTTTACTGAGCGCGCAGCGTCCCTGATGGCGGGTGCCTATACCAGCTAG
- a CDS encoding dihydrodipicolinate synthase family protein, whose product MADLSKFCGVYPPVPTIFHQDGRLDTVGMGKLIDKLIGEGVDGMLILGSGGEFCHMPKARRFEVAEFAVKHIAGRVPVMLGISSPSTEEVIEFGLHADSLGVDAVLVLNPYYALLSEEFMYNHFSRVARAVKSPVILYNFPALTGQDISVGLIKRLAENEPNIIGIKDTVDNISHVREIINQVRPVRSDFVVFSGFDEYMMDTLIMGGNGGIPATCNFASEITCGIYRAWKAKDFNTMFSLQNRLSQLSTVYSLETPFFGVIKQAIRLSGLDISTEVLTPVERLSNEKTLKLVEVMRRAGIKV is encoded by the coding sequence ATGGCTGACTTAAGCAAGTTTTGTGGCGTCTATCCGCCGGTTCCCACCATATTTCACCAGGACGGTCGCCTTGATACCGTCGGGATGGGCAAGTTAATCGATAAGCTGATTGGTGAAGGCGTAGACGGCATGCTGATCCTCGGTAGCGGCGGTGAGTTTTGCCATATGCCGAAAGCGCGTCGTTTTGAGGTGGCAGAGTTTGCCGTTAAGCATATCGCCGGGCGCGTGCCAGTCATGCTGGGCATCAGCAGTCCGAGCACGGAAGAGGTGATTGAGTTTGGCTTACATGCTGACTCGCTCGGCGTAGATGCCGTGCTGGTACTGAATCCCTACTATGCGCTGCTCAGCGAAGAGTTTATGTATAACCACTTCAGCCGAGTAGCCCGCGCAGTGAAGTCACCGGTGATCCTGTACAACTTCCCCGCGCTAACCGGGCAGGATATTAGCGTTGGCCTGATTAAGCGTCTGGCGGAAAATGAGCCGAATATCATCGGCATCAAAGACACGGTAGACAACATCAGCCACGTGCGGGAAATCATTAATCAGGTTCGCCCAGTGCGTTCGGACTTTGTGGTGTTCTCCGGTTTTGATGAATACATGATGGACACGCTGATCATGGGCGGCAACGGCGGCATTCCGGCCACGTGTAACTTTGCCTCCGAGATCACCTGCGGTATTTATCGCGCCTGGAAGGCAAAAGACTTTAACACCATGTTTAGCCTGCAAAATAGGCTGTCTCAGCTGTCGACGGTCTACAGCCTGGAAACGCCGTTCTTTGGCGTGATCAAGCAGGCCATTCGCCTGAGCGGGCTGGATATCTCCACCGAGGTACTGACGCCGGTTGAGCGACTGTCTAACGAGAAGACGCTGAAGCTGGTTGAGGTAATGAGAAGGGCGGGGATTAAGGTTTAG
- a CDS encoding Bax inhibitor-1/YccA family protein translates to MDPRYNGTITQRAESGLQAFMAQVYGWMTCGLLLTGFTAWLVPGTALQDFIFSSKITFYGLIIAQLGVVFFLSGMVSRISGAMATTLFMLYSVLTGLTLSSVFIVYTSASIASTFFITAGTFGAMSVYGYTTKRDLTKLGSLMVMGLIGILLASIVNIFLKSAPLYWAITYIGVIVFVGLTAYDTQKLKAIGEEVSMDDRENYRRYSIMGALTLYLDFINLFLMLLRILGDRR, encoded by the coding sequence ATGGATCCTCGTTATAACGGTACTATCACGCAGCGCGCTGAGAGCGGTCTTCAGGCGTTTATGGCTCAGGTCTACGGATGGATGACCTGCGGGCTGCTGCTGACTGGCTTTACCGCCTGGCTGGTGCCCGGCACTGCGCTGCAGGATTTTATTTTCTCCAGCAAAATTACCTTTTACGGGCTGATCATTGCTCAGCTTGGCGTGGTCTTTTTCCTGTCGGGCATGGTTTCTCGCATTAGCGGCGCGATGGCGACTACGCTGTTTATGCTCTACTCCGTCTTGACGGGGCTAACGCTTTCCAGCGTGTTTATTGTTTACACCTCTGCGTCTATTGCCAGCACGTTCTTTATCACGGCGGGCACTTTTGGCGCGATGAGCGTATACGGCTACACCACCAAGCGCGACCTGACTAAGTTAGGCAGCCTGATGGTGATGGGGCTTATCGGTATTCTGCTGGCCTCTATTGTGAACATCTTCTTAAAGAGCGCTCCGCTTTACTGGGCTATCACCTATATCGGTGTGATCGTGTTCGTTGGCCTGACCGCCTACGATACTCAGAAGCTGAAGGCGATTGGTGAAGAAGTTTCTATGGACGACCGCGAAAACTATCGCCGCTACTCTATTATGGGTGCGTTGACGCTGTATCTGGACTTTATCAACCTGTTCCTGATGCTGCTGCGTATTCTGGGTGACCGTCGCTAA
- a CDS encoding flavodoxin family protein, producing the protein MTHVVMVFHSGYGHTAKAADAVARGIEETGRVRFEKFAIDADGNLSEQGWSALAAADAIVFGTPTYMSGPSWQFKKFADASSRQWVAQQWKDKLFAGFTNSASMNGDKLSTLDYLFHLSQEHGGVWVGMGMLPSNTKAATRNDVNYVAGFSGLMTVSPADASVEEAPLPGDLETARLFGQRVAQTALRWAGQRQ; encoded by the coding sequence ATGACGCACGTTGTCATGGTTTTTCATAGTGGATATGGACATACGGCAAAGGCGGCAGATGCCGTTGCCAGAGGAATAGAGGAAACGGGCAGAGTAAGGTTTGAAAAGTTCGCCATTGACGCAGACGGCAACCTTTCCGAGCAGGGATGGAGCGCGTTGGCAGCCGCGGACGCTATCGTTTTCGGCACCCCTACCTATATGAGTGGGCCGTCGTGGCAGTTTAAAAAGTTTGCCGATGCGTCGTCCCGCCAGTGGGTGGCGCAGCAGTGGAAAGACAAGCTGTTTGCCGGTTTTACCAATTCGGCCAGCATGAACGGCGATAAGCTCAGCACCCTCGACTACCTGTTTCACCTTTCTCAGGAGCACGGCGGCGTCTGGGTGGGGATGGGAATGCTGCCGTCTAACACCAAGGCGGCGACCCGAAACGACGTGAACTATGTTGCGGGTTTCTCCGGCCTGATGACGGTTTCACCGGCGGATGCCTCGGTTGAAGAAGCGCCGCTGCCGGGAGATTTGGAAACTGCGCGCCTGTTCGGCCAGCGCGTAGCGCAAACGGCGCTGCGTTGGGCGGGGCAGAGGCAGTAG
- the moaE gene encoding molybdopterin synthase catalytic subunit MoaE gives MSDQNTRITVGTAQFSVGDEYQWLSQCDDDGAVVTFTGKVRNHNLGDSVSALTLEHYPGMTEKSLAEIVVAARERWPLQRVSVIHRVGELFPGEEIVFVGVTSAHRGSAFDAAEFIMDYLKTKAPFWKREATQEGDRWVESRDSDHQAAKRW, from the coding sequence ATGTCAGATCAGAACACCCGTATTACCGTTGGTACTGCGCAATTCTCTGTCGGTGACGAATATCAGTGGTTGTCGCAGTGCGATGACGACGGTGCGGTAGTGACCTTTACCGGCAAAGTGCGCAACCATAATCTGGGGGACAGCGTTAGCGCTCTTACGCTGGAACACTATCCCGGCATGACAGAAAAGTCGCTGGCGGAGATCGTCGTCGCTGCCCGCGAACGCTGGCCTTTGCAGAGAGTCAGCGTAATTCACCGGGTTGGAGAGCTGTTTCCCGGCGAAGAGATTGTCTTTGTCGGCGTAACCAGCGCCCACCGAGGTTCGGCTTTTGACGCCGCCGAGTTCATCATGGACTACCTGAAGACCAAAGCGCCGTTTTGGAAGCGCGAAGCCACACAGGAAGGCGACCGTTGGGTTGAGTCCCGCGACAGCGACCACCAGGCGGCGAAGCGCTGGTAG
- a CDS encoding MFS transporter — translation MSTETNKPVGKGRWMHIIPATILVYIVAYMDRTNIAIGIAGGMDKDLGMTASFAGLVAGIFFIGYIFLQIPGGQIAERYSAKKFIAWTIVAWGGFALLTGFVQNQTQLLIIRFILGVAEGGVYPAILALIGHWFPNEERARAIAFFQMNLAVASIITGPLSGWLIELHGWREMFIIEGVLSLALLFVWMPMVSDHPHQAKWLDPKEREWIERKLEEDKLNSTIDDKASISTVLRSVNLWKLIGIYFFVQVGFYGFALWMPNLIKNLTGSGMTMVGVLTAAPYVLCIFGQYYIAKWCDKTMNRRLYTAIPLVGFAVCLTLSLVMKDSIWVSYGIMVLCGFFLQAYAGPFWTLPPLLFPSNVLGGVRGSINALGNLGGFIGPYLVGLLTMTVSQDAGMFVLVAALLIATGLLFTLPAITARPPKK, via the coding sequence ATGAGTACTGAAACTAATAAGCCTGTAGGGAAAGGACGCTGGATGCATATCATCCCGGCTACCATTCTCGTCTATATCGTCGCCTACATGGATCGTACCAATATCGCGATCGGCATTGCCGGCGGCATGGATAAAGATCTTGGCATGACGGCTTCTTTTGCCGGTCTGGTTGCCGGGATATTCTTTATCGGCTACATCTTTCTGCAAATTCCCGGCGGTCAAATCGCCGAACGCTACAGCGCCAAGAAGTTTATCGCCTGGACGATCGTCGCCTGGGGCGGTTTTGCGCTGTTAACCGGCTTTGTTCAAAACCAGACTCAGCTGCTGATTATTCGCTTTATCCTCGGCGTTGCCGAAGGGGGCGTTTATCCAGCCATTCTGGCGCTGATTGGCCACTGGTTCCCTAATGAGGAGAGAGCCCGAGCCATCGCCTTCTTCCAGATGAACCTGGCCGTTGCCTCTATCATTACCGGTCCGCTGTCCGGCTGGCTGATTGAACTTCACGGCTGGCGTGAAATGTTCATCATTGAAGGCGTGCTTTCACTGGCGCTGCTGTTTGTATGGATGCCGATGGTGTCTGACCACCCTCATCAGGCCAAGTGGCTGGATCCGAAAGAGCGCGAGTGGATTGAGCGCAAGCTGGAAGAAGATAAACTCAATAGCACTATTGACGACAAGGCCAGCATCAGCACTGTGCTGCGCAGCGTTAACCTGTGGAAGCTGATCGGCATTTACTTCTTCGTTCAGGTCGGATTCTACGGCTTTGCCCTGTGGATGCCGAATCTGATCAAAAACCTGACCGGCAGCGGCATGACCATGGTAGGCGTATTGACTGCCGCACCTTACGTGCTGTGTATTTTCGGTCAGTACTACATCGCTAAATGGTGTGACAAGACCATGAACCGCCGCCTGTATACGGCGATTCCACTAGTGGGCTTTGCCGTCTGTTTGACGCTGTCTCTGGTGATGAAGGACAGTATCTGGGTTTCCTACGGCATCATGGTGCTGTGCGGCTTCTTCCTACAGGCCTATGCCGGTCCGTTCTGGACTCTGCCGCCGCTGCTGTTCCCGTCCAACGTTCTTGGCGGCGTGCGTGGCTCTATTAACGCACTGGGCAACCTCGGCGGCTTCATTGGCCCGTATCTGGTTGGTCTGTTGACAATGACAGTCAGTCAGGATGCCGGCATGTTTGTACTGGTTGCTGCACTGCTTATAGCTACCGGGCTACTGTTTACTTTACCCGCCATTACGGCACGCCCGCCCAAGAAGTAG
- the rhlE gene encoding ATP-dependent RNA helicase RhlE — MSFDSLGLSADILRAVEEMGYRQPTPIQQQAIPMVLTGRDLMACAQTGTGKTAGFTLPLLQRLTADTAVAKSGRRPVRALILTPTRELAAQIGENVRDYSRYLKIRSLVVFGGVSINPQMMKLRGGVDVLVATPGRLLDLAHQNAVDLSQVEILVLDEADRMLDMGFIHDIRRVLARLPAKRQNLLFSATFSDDIKALASTLLHNPAMVEVARRNAPSELVDQKVHFVDKKRKRELLSQLIGQGQWRQVLVFTRTKHGANHLAEQLNKDGISAMAIHGNKSQGARTRALEGFKQGNIRVLVATDIAARGLDIEQLPHVVNYELPHVPEDYVHRIGRTGRAECNGEALSLVCVDEHKLLRDIERLLKFEIPRLALPGYEPDPSIKAEPIVNGRQNRGQRSGGGDRPQSPRGRGPAPKREGEQRQGQGQRRRKPQAARRATEN, encoded by the coding sequence ATGTCTTTTGATTCTCTTGGCCTGAGCGCCGATATTCTTCGCGCTGTGGAAGAAATGGGCTATCGCCAGCCTACGCCCATCCAGCAGCAGGCCATTCCTATGGTGCTAACTGGTCGCGACTTAATGGCCTGTGCGCAAACCGGAACCGGTAAAACAGCCGGGTTTACGCTACCGCTGCTACAGCGCCTGACGGCTGACACTGCGGTGGCAAAAAGCGGTCGTCGCCCAGTACGCGCGCTGATTTTAACGCCGACCCGCGAGCTGGCCGCACAGATAGGCGAAAACGTTCGCGACTATAGCCGCTATTTGAAAATTCGCTCTCTGGTGGTGTTTGGCGGCGTCAGCATCAATCCACAAATGATGAAGCTGCGCGGTGGTGTAGACGTTCTGGTGGCAACGCCAGGTCGCCTGCTGGATTTGGCGCACCAAAACGCGGTGGATCTTTCTCAGGTTGAAATTCTAGTGCTGGATGAAGCCGACCGTATGCTGGACATGGGCTTTATTCACGATATTCGCCGCGTGCTGGCGCGTTTGCCCGCAAAGCGGCAAAACCTGCTGTTCTCCGCTACCTTCTCTGACGACATCAAGGCGCTGGCTTCGACGCTGCTGCATAATCCGGCTATGGTTGAAGTGGCTCGGCGCAATGCGCCGTCCGAGCTGGTGGATCAAAAAGTGCACTTCGTAGATAAAAAGCGCAAGCGCGAGCTGCTGTCACAGCTGATTGGGCAGGGGCAGTGGCGCCAAGTGCTGGTGTTTACCCGCACTAAGCACGGTGCAAACCACTTGGCAGAGCAGCTGAATAAAGACGGCATTAGCGCGATGGCTATCCACGGCAATAAGAGCCAGGGTGCGCGAACGCGGGCTCTGGAAGGATTTAAGCAGGGCAATATTCGCGTGCTGGTGGCGACGGACATCGCCGCCCGCGGCTTGGACATCGAACAGCTGCCCCACGTTGTAAACTATGAGCTGCCCCACGTGCCGGAAGACTACGTCCACCGCATTGGGCGCACCGGCCGGGCGGAGTGTAACGGCGAAGCGCTGTCGCTGGTTTGTGTTGATGAACACAAGCTGCTGCGCGACATTGAGCGCCTGCTGAAGTTTGAAATTCCGCGCCTTGCGCTGCCGGGCTATGAGCCGGATCCAAGCATTAAGGCCGAACCGATTGTGAACGGGCGTCAAAACCGAGGCCAGCGCAGCGGCGGCGGCGATCGCCCTCAGTCACCGAGAGGCCGTGGTCCTGCGCCAAAGAGGGAAGGCGAACAGCGTCAGGGGCAAGGGCAGCGTCGCCGTAAGCCTCAGGCGGCGCGTAGAGCGACGGAAAATTAA
- the moaC gene encoding cyclic pyranopterin monophosphate synthase MoaC: MSQLTHINAAGEAHMVDVSAKTETVREARAEAFVTMLPQTLAMIVEGSHHKGDVFATARIAGIQAAKRTWELIPLCHPLLLSKVEVQLEAQPEHNRVRIESCCRLTGKTGVEMEALTAASVAALTIYDMCKAVQKDMVIGPVRLLAKSGGKSGNFHASDI; encoded by the coding sequence ATGTCACAGTTAACCCACATCAACGCTGCCGGTGAAGCCCATATGGTCGACGTGTCTGCTAAGACGGAGACCGTCAGAGAAGCCCGCGCCGAGGCTTTTGTTACCATGCTCCCGCAGACGCTGGCCATGATAGTTGAAGGTAGCCACCACAAAGGGGACGTGTTTGCCACGGCGCGTATTGCCGGCATTCAGGCCGCCAAGCGTACATGGGAGCTGATCCCGCTGTGTCACCCTCTGCTGCTGAGCAAAGTTGAGGTTCAGCTGGAAGCGCAGCCGGAACATAACCGGGTTCGCATTGAGTCCTGCTGCCGTTTGACTGGGAAAACCGGTGTAGAAATGGAAGCGTTGACTGCTGCGTCCGTGGCGGCACTGACCATTTACGATATGTGCAAAGCAGTACAAAAAGACATGGTGATTGGCCCTGTCAGGCTGTTGGCGAAAAGCGGCGGGAAGTCTGGCAACTTTCACGCTAGCGACATTTAA
- a CDS encoding tetratricopeptide repeat protein — protein sequence MPALLIVFIQVMCGIHAVRSGQERYWLYLIIGLPGLGCAIYALAVMVPDWLGSRDGRKLVRHAHDKVDPERHVRMLREELEITETSQNHVLLADELTRIGQHEEAAIHYQKALSGIFITDPDIMLKLAYAQLASRDALSCRNTLDDLIKHNPDFTSPDGHLLYARALQEMGETNKAEDEYRTLIEYYAGPEARFRYAELLKDRGDFADAKHQLETIALIARRSKPHYRKLHKAWLNKASQALKSL from the coding sequence ATGCCCGCGTTGTTGATCGTTTTTATTCAGGTGATGTGCGGTATTCACGCCGTAAGAAGCGGGCAGGAGCGCTACTGGCTCTATTTGATCATCGGCCTGCCGGGGCTGGGCTGCGCTATTTATGCGCTGGCAGTGATGGTTCCCGACTGGCTGGGCAGCCGAGACGGCAGAAAGCTGGTGCGTCACGCCCACGATAAGGTTGACCCCGAGCGCCACGTGCGGATGCTGCGTGAAGAGCTGGAGATTACGGAAACCAGCCAGAATCATGTTCTCCTAGCGGACGAGCTTACGCGCATCGGTCAGCACGAAGAGGCCGCAATTCACTACCAGAAGGCGCTGAGCGGCATCTTTATTACCGATCCGGATATTATGCTCAAACTGGCTTACGCCCAGCTGGCCAGTCGCGATGCGCTCTCCTGTCGAAATACCCTCGATGACCTCATTAAGCACAATCCAGACTTTACCTCACCCGACGGCCATCTGCTGTACGCTCGAGCCCTTCAAGAGATGGGTGAAACCAATAAGGCCGAGGACGAATACCGCACTTTGATTGAGTACTACGCCGGGCCAGAGGCGCGCTTTCGCTACGCCGAACTGCTGAAAGATCGCGGAGACTTTGCGGATGCTAAGCATCAGCTGGAAACTATCGCGCTTATCGCCCGCCGCTCTAAGCCGCACTACCGCAAGCTGCACAAGGCTTGGTTAAATAAGGCGAGCCAGGCGTTGAAATCGCTGTAG
- a CDS encoding glycerol dehydrogenase: MITTAIFPGRYVQGAGAIEHSLADELLRLGKKALVLQDPVVNQKLGSHIDQALKGKIDYQVEVFNSECSDEEIERISTLAQSYGAEVIVGIGGGKTLDTAKATGAALKHPIAIVPTLASTDAPCSSLVVIYTAQGQFKRYLMIPRNPDVVIVDSSVIAQAPVRFLVSGIGDALATWFEAEDCRIKMAGNMTGRPGPMSAFGLARLCYDTLLQYGVLAKSACEQQKVTPALEHVIEANTLLSGLGFESGGLAAAHAIHNGLTVLPQTHSYWHGEKVAFGTLAMLMLTDREPDVIDTVYRFCQSVGLPTTLADIGLANVSDDDLLKVAEAACQQGETMHNEPYEVTPANVLAALRAADAEGSRRKAA; this comes from the coding sequence ATGATCACTACCGCCATTTTTCCCGGACGCTATGTACAGGGTGCTGGTGCAATAGAACATTCTTTAGCGGATGAGTTATTGAGATTGGGCAAGAAAGCGTTGGTCTTGCAGGATCCCGTCGTTAATCAAAAGCTGGGAAGCCACATTGACCAAGCGTTAAAGGGGAAAATCGACTATCAGGTTGAAGTGTTCAACAGCGAATGTTCTGATGAAGAGATTGAGCGCATCTCCACGCTGGCGCAGTCCTACGGCGCTGAGGTTATCGTCGGCATCGGCGGCGGCAAAACTCTCGATACCGCCAAAGCAACCGGTGCCGCCCTTAAGCACCCTATCGCCATCGTGCCGACTCTGGCCTCTACCGATGCGCCCTGTAGTTCACTGGTGGTTATCTATACCGCTCAGGGTCAGTTCAAGCGCTATCTGATGATCCCACGCAACCCTGACGTTGTGATCGTCGACTCTAGCGTAATTGCGCAGGCACCGGTGCGTTTTCTGGTGTCCGGAATTGGCGACGCGCTGGCAACCTGGTTTGAAGCCGAAGACTGCCGCATCAAAATGGCGGGCAACATGACCGGTCGCCCCGGCCCGATGTCGGCCTTCGGTCTCGCTCGCCTCTGCTATGACACTCTGCTGCAGTATGGCGTCCTGGCTAAGTCCGCCTGTGAGCAGCAGAAGGTGACTCCGGCGCTAGAGCATGTGATTGAAGCTAACACTCTGCTGTCCGGCCTTGGCTTTGAAAGCGGCGGTCTGGCGGCGGCACACGCTATTCACAACGGTCTGACGGTGCTGCCACAAACTCACAGCTACTGGCACGGCGAGAAAGTGGCCTTCGGCACGCTGGCTATGCTGATGCTGACCGACCGCGAACCTGATGTTATCGATACGGTTTACCGCTTCTGCCAGAGCGTTGGCCTGCCAACTACGCTTGCAGACATCGGGTTGGCCAACGTCAGCGACGACGACCTGCTGAAAGTGGCCGAAGCCGCCTGCCAACAGGGTGAAACCATGCACAACGAGCCGTACGAAGTGACCCCGGCTAACGTACTGGCTGCCCTGCGCGCTGCCGATGCGGAAGGAAGTCGGCGTAAAGCGGCCTGA